AGTCTCCAGGGAGTTGCCTATCAAGTGTTCGCCTTTGGCCGGCAGCACGGTGTGCTCGCTTCGTCGTGCACAAGAGTCATCTCCCTTCAGAGTGCCTCGGGAAAAAAGCGCTCGTTACGGCCCGTCATGAAAGTTGAATTATTTTGTCTCGCTGGCAACGTCAGGCCCGAAGAACGCCCCGGCCTGGCTGTTCTCTGTGAGATTTCGGCACACTGCCTCACTGCACAAACAGCCATCTGTGCCATCCCGGATGACATGAGAAACGTCGTTTTCTGGATCTTGCGTGGCAATTCGCGGGGACGTCGCCACAGCGTGTCGAAAAGTCGGAATTGTGGGAGAGGTCTCAAAGCCGTGTAGACCGGAGGAACATAGAGCGGCGGCACGGGCATCACTAGCGCACCACCTTCCAGATGGGACGGAATAAGAGACCCTTGAATGGCATCATTAGCTTTGAATGGGCAGCACGCTGCGGGAGTCAGAACCGGGGCATGTCTTGCGAAAGCAGGATAACTGGGAAAGAATGGCAAAAGCGTACACCGAGTTGTAACAACGTCTTGCGCAGTTTCTCTGTGTTGTGAATTTGCTCAATTCCTTCAACGAGAGTATCTCCCCTGAGTTGGTTTGTGGGTCCTGTAAATGCGTCGGCTGAGGAGCTGACGCCCATTTGTGGTCCGTATGTGGTTCCAAGTTGGAGGTTGCTGCGATGAAACGTCTGGTTGCCTTGTTCGTGGCTCTGGGATTGTTGGTGGCTGTGGTCGGCTGCCCAAAACCGGCCACCCAAACCGAAAAAGGAAAGACGCCCGCTGCCGGTACGACTCAAAAGGCAGCCCCGGGCGAAACTCAACCCGCCGGTGAGGAGAAGCCTGCTGAGCCGCAGGGAGCAGCCGAGCAGAAAGGGCCGGAACTCCCTGCTCCATCAGCGCCCGGGGAAGTGACGATGCCGCCTGCTCCTGAACAGCCTGCTGCCCAACCGGCTGAGCAGAAACCGGCCGAACAGCCCGCGGCCCAACCCGCTGAACAGAAGCCGGCTGAACAACCGGCAGCTCAGCCTGCCGAGCAGAAGCCCGCGGAGCAACCCGCTCCTGCCGAACAGAAGCCTGCAGAACAAAAACCAGCCGAACAGCCGGCACCTGCCGAACAGAAGCCGGCGGAACAGCCTGCCCAGCAGTGAGCCAGGGTTTGGCAGCTTTGGCAACCGTGCCCATTTGATTCGACAGGTCTCCTGTCCAAGTAATTTTGAGACTCAGCGCGAGTCCCTCGTGGGACTCGCGTTCTTTTTTGGTTTGCGTTCCTTACCTTGGGCAAGTCGCAGGTTCTTTCAATGAAAGCGGCAAGTTGGTGGCCTGCGTAAGTCGGCCAACGGTTTCCGCGATATAATGGCATCATGAGGTGTGATTAAAGACTCGACACCAGATAACCCAAGTGCGCCGATAAAGATTCTTCGATTTATGCCAACACTTCGTACCATCACGCTCGGATGCAAGGTCAATCAGTACGAGACGGAATACCTCCGCCAGGGTTTCCTGCGCCTGGGATATCGGGACGCCGGGCAGGATGAACCTGTGGATCTGGTCATCTTTAATACTTGCACGGTCACGCATCAGGCGGACGCGGAGTGCCGAAAGATTCTCCGCAGGCTCGCCCGGGAGCATCCTGAAGCCGAGGTGATTGTAATGGGCTGCTTCGCGGCAAAAGCGGCGGACGAAATTGCGTCGATGCCCGGCGTCTCGGAGGTGCTGACCGACAAACGCCAGATGCGGGAGTGTCTCGCCCGGCGAGGGCTCGTCGATGTGCCCACGGGGATTGCCTTTTTTGCTCGGCGGCATCGTGCCTACGTGAAGGTTCAGGACGGTTGCGTTTTGCCCTGCACGTACTGCATTATTCCCCAGGTGCGGCCGGGATTGTGGAGCCGCCCCGTGGAAGACATCCTCCTGGAAGTGCGGCAACTGGTGGACAACGGTTATCGGGAAGTGGTACTCACAGGGGTTCACCTGGGGCTGTTTGGCCGTGGACCGGGCGACGACCGAACAATGGATCTGGCGGAACTCGTTTCCCGGCTTCTCAACGTAGATCGTCGTTTTCGTATCCGCCTTTCAAGCCTGGAAGTCAATGAAGTCAGCGATCGCCTGCTGGAATTGATGGCAGAAAATCCCGAACGGATCTGTTCCCACCTTCATATCCCTTTGCAGAGTGGGTCGCCAAAAATTCTAAAGCGGATGCGGCGTCGGGCAGACGTGGAATACTACTTGCGGCGGTGTGAACGCGTTAAGCAACTCCTTCGCGACCCGGCCATCACGACGGATATCATGGTTGGCTTTCCCGGAGAGACGGATGCCGATTTTGAGGAAACCTGTCGGGTTGTAGAATCGGTCGGATTTGCAAAGATTCACATTTTCCGATTCAGTCCAAGAGAGGGGACTCCCGCCGCCGAGTATCCCGATCAGGTTCCCGAACACGTCAAAAAGGAAAGATCATCGTACCTGGAGCAACTCGCGCAGCAAGTCAGACGGCGCTACATCGGTGAACTCATCGGAGGGAGTCTTCAGGTTCTTTGGGAAGATCTCGTGACCGATCCGGAAGGCCGCCCGAAGTGCCTGCTGGGCATGTCCGACCGATACATCCCTGTCCGATCGCATGCCAGTATGGGCGAATTGGGAGAGTTGGGTCAGGTGGATGTGGACGGATTTGATGGCGAATTTCTTACAGCTCGCGGGCAGGATGCCTCGTTGGACCTGACACTCTTGAATGCAACGGCCGACCGCCTATAGACCCGCCATTTTGGGGAGCGGTGTTGAAATAATTCGGCCAAGACGCCATCATAAGGGGAGTGATGATCCATCCTGGTTTGTGAAGCCCCCGGCATAAATGGTGGTCTATCGCGTAAGCAAAAGGTGAATTTAACTCCACATGCGGGTTCCGGAGCAGGTTTCCCCGTCGAGCCCGTGAGGAATTCCCGCCCAAAAACGTTGCGGAAGGTCCGTGAGCGTCGATCGCTTCACACGGTTTTTCCGCCAGAGAGAAGTTCCCTCCTGAGACGAGGATACGGCAATGGCTGTGCGAAAGTCGAGCAGCATTGGAGATCAATCCGTGCGGGACGAACCGACGGCGACGGCAGTAGAAACGTCCCCGGCATCCACGCCCCGACGCAAACGCATTCTGCTTGTCGATGACGATCCGGAGATCGTCGAATCGATGCGGGTGGCCCTCGAGGCGATGGGCTATGAGGTCCTCATTGCGCGGGACGGAAACCAAGGGCTGGCCCTGGCAGATACTGAAAATCCGGACCTTGTCATTCTCGACATGATGATGCCCAAGCGAAGTGGTTTCCTGGTTCTGGAGCGACTTCGTCAGACACGCAAGGTCCCCGTCCGGGTCATTATGATCACCGCCAACGAGGGAAGTCGGCACAAGGCGTACGCTGAAATGCTGGGCGTGGACGATTACATTCGCAAGCCATTTGCCATGGATCGGCTGCTGGACAGCGTTCGGCGGTTGCTGGAAAGCTGAGCCGGAGAGTCGTGGAAGGATGGACGCAGACTCTCGGGTTGTGGGGCCAACCACTTGCCAGCGCTAGCCGAGATGATGCTAAATAAACTGCTGTTGCTAATCACACCTCAGAGGCGAATTCCCCGGGCGGCTGCCAGTTGAATGATCGCTCTTTTGAAGTATTGAAACTTGTATTTTGGTTTTCTCTTCGCCCAGAGATAGGCTGATTGAAGGAGTTCGGGAGGCAGGCGTCCGGCTTTAACCAGCTCCACGACGTAGGCAATAAAGCCTTCCTCTTCCGGTGACGCCGTGTGGAGAGACGCTTTGAGCACCTCGGGATTGAGCCATTCGGGAGTGTCGGCCCAGCAGGTTCGCTGGAACAACCACCCACCTAAAAAAGCAGTGCCCACCGTCTTTAGAGCTGTGCGGCGATCCATGATTTGCACCCTGGATAGGATTCTGGCTGTAACTCCGCGCGTCAACCAACTTCAGCGTTTTTCCACGTGATGGATACTACCGCCAGTGCGGCCGCTGCGACAAGGCCAAAATTCTCTGTTTAAGCTCGCTTCTTGCGATGAGTCGAAAAACTTTGGGTAACCAACCGGGAGATCATGCTGAATCAGTTTCCGTGGGCACGACACGCGTGCTCCGCCGAAGGATTGCTCGTCGAAAGCCGCGTGTCAGGTCACATTTTCCAAATATTTTTGGAAAACGCATTTTAACGACCGGGCTCCGACCGCTTGGTTCAGTTGCCGGATAAGCGGTAGGGGCAATTCATGAATTGCCCCTGCAACACATTGCCTTCTCAGCGATCCTCGCAAAAAACGGGATAAGATAGGAAGATCATCTGGCACTTCCATTGCTTGCGATTCCATAATGGCAGGAAATCTGCTGCACATGGGCAATGGCCTCCTTTACGCTTACGAAGGAAAGTAAAAACTCTCCTGCCTTTCGAAAAAAGGGATTGACAATGAACAGGCGTGCCGACGTTGGAGCAGCAATGCGAACTCGACCGCCATCAATACCCCGGCAATCAACCGCCCAGCCAGAAAAGATTGTCGCCGTCGTTTTGGTCATTGTTTTCAGCACATGGTGGATATGCGTCAGCAGTGGTTGTCGGAAGCCGGTCATCACTCCCGAAGCGAAGCCCTGGTCGGCCGCCGAAACGGATCCATTGGAAACGGCTTCCGACCTGGAACAATGGCCCATGTTTCGCGGTCCATTTGCCCAGGGAATCGGGGTGAACGCCCATCCGCCGATCCAATTCTCGCTGCAACACAACCTCAAGTGGAAAGTCCCGGTTCCCGGCAAAGGCAACAGCTCACCGGTGGTGTGGGGTGATTTCGTGTTTGTCACTTCGGCCGTCGGGAACGATCGGGAACCAGTCGGAGTCGTTCTTGCCTTTCGTCGCTCCGACGGCCAATTACTGTGGCGGCGGGAGGTGGGCCGACTGCAGGGCAAAACCCATCCCAAGAATGGTTACGCGTCACCCAGTGTAGCCACCGATGGAGAGCGAGTCGTCGCGTTCTTCGGTTCCGCAGGTTTGATCTGTTGTGACTTCGAGGGTAATTTCCTGTGGCAAAAACCGCTGGGTCCGCAAGAGCATATCTATGGGGTGGCCGCCAGCCCAATTATTGTGGGAGACACCGTGATCCAACTGTGTGACCGGGACGAGCATTCCTTCCTGATCGCTGTTGACAAGCGCACCGGGAAAGAAGTGTGGAGAACCCCTCGGGATTCCACCGGCTGCTGGACGACGCCCGTGCTCGTGCCCCTGGAGAAGAACCTCTCCTACCTGGTGGTAAACGGCGGTGAGGTGGGCAACGTCGGCCAACTGACGATTTACGACTCCCGCACGGGCCGTAAGCTATGGTCCTACGACGGGTTAGAAACCCTCGTCACCCCGGTTGCCCTGTTCCGCAACCAAACACTTTTCAGTCTGAGCGGTCGCAACGGGCCGATCCTGGCCTTTCATCTCGAAGGACAAGAGAGATCAGTGCGGGCCGAACTCCTTTGGCGGTTGCCACGTGGTGGCCCGTACATCCCCTCCGGCATTGTCTATCGCAATCGTCTGTATGTGCTATCCGATCTGAAGTGGCTGACCTGTTACAATCCGGGGAACGGTGAGGTTGTCTGGCGAGCTTCGCTGGAAGGGACGTTCACGGCTTCGCTTGTGGCGGCCGATGGCCGATTGTATGCCGTCAACGAACGGGGCGTGGTCTTTGTTGTCGCGGCAGGAGATGAATTCCGACTGCTTGCCCGCAATGACATCGGCGGCCAGTGCCTGGCCACGCCCGCGGTGGTCGATCGTGATTTCGTTCTGAGAACGGCTGAGGCGCTCTACTGCTTCAGTGAGCCTGGGGGCTCGGAAAATGTCAAACAGGGAAACTCCAAGCCTGCTGCCAGTCGCTCTCAAGATGCCGAAAGGCATAAGGACTCTCCGACTGTGCCATCCGGAACCACGCTCCACAACAGCGTGGCCGAACCGACATCCGCGGAGACGGCGGTGGATATCGTCTCCGGATCTGATTGGCCAGTGTTTCGAGGCACGCTCACGGCCACTGGCCTGGCACTGGGTCGATTCGACCGGCCGCCTCGGCAGGCGTGGGTCTTCACCGCCGAGAACGATTCATTCACAGCCACGCCGGTGGTGGCCGAAAACACCGTCTTCCTGGGTGGCAATGAAGGCAATTTTTACGCCGTGGACTTGCAAACAGGACAAAAGCGCTGGGCGTGGAAGGCACCTGCCGGAATCGTTGCGCCCGCTTGTTATTGGAATGGCCATGTGTACGTAGGAGATGTTAATGGTGGCTTTCACTGTCTCCGCGCGGAAACCGGCGATCCCGTGTGGCAACTTGAAGTGGCCGGAGAAATTGACGGGGGGCCCAGCTTCGCCACGCTGCCCTCGGGCAAACAGGTTGTGGTGTTTGGATCGCAGGACACATTCCTCTATTGCGTTGATGCACAAAGTGGGGACATCTTGTGGAAAGGCGGTGGCCACGATCAGATTCGCTGCACACCTCCCATCGTGGAGGGACGCACATTCATCGCTGGATGCGATGGAAAACTGCATGTCTTGGAAATCCACGATGGCAAGGAAATCGCCGCGATCGACCTGGAAGGGCCGACTGGCTCGACACCCGCGGTGGTGGGCCCGCTGGCCTATGTAGGCACGGAAAATGGTGTCTTTTTTGGTATCGACTGGAAGCAGGCAAAAGTCGTGTGGCGTTACGACAATGAGAACGATGGCGGAGCCTTTCGGGCGTCCGCGGCGGTGAGTGAGCGCTACGTTGTGGTGGGCAGTCGAGACAAAGCCGTCCACTGTTTTGACCGCATTACCGGCCGACATTTGTGGCGATTTCCTACGCGGCGCTATGTGGATGCGTCGCCGGTCATTGTGCGGGCAACACAGGATGCGGATCCTGACAATGATTTGGTCCTGGCAGCCTCGTTGGATGGTCATCTTTATGCCATTCGTATCAGGGACGGACAGTCGCCGTGGTCGCTCACCGTGGGCGGCGCCATCTCGGCATCCCCGGTTGTCGTGCAAAACGCTCTGCTGGTGGCCACCGAAGACGGAGACCTTTTGTGTTATCGCGCCGCCATCGAGCCGTAATATGAGTTAAGATGGGCAAAAATCATTGTGCGCGGAGATGAGTATGATTTTGCCGAAGTCCTCCGAGCTCAACGATCCCGAGTTTGACCGGAAGTTAGAGGAGCTGAAAGCCCGTCTGCCCCGGCCGGTCATCTGGCTTGTTGGAAAGGCCCAGGCGGGGAAGACGTCGATCGTCCATGCCCTCACGGGCGACCCTCGTGCGGAAATCGGAAAAGGATTTGAGCCCTGCACGAAATCATCTTGGCGTTATCCGTTCCCGAGCCATGAGTCGCCTCTTCTGGAGTTCCTGGACACGCGCGGTCTTGGCGACGCCGATTACGATCCCACGGAGGATCTGCAATGGCACGAGCAAGACGCACACCTCGTGATGGCCGTCATGCGGGCGGACGATTCCGGGCGAGAGGCTGTTTGCAACGTGATTCGTGAGGTGATGCGGCGGCATCCCGATTGGCCGGTGATCGTGGTGCAGACATGCCTTCACAGGCTCTATCCCCCGCAGGAGCGGCGTCACATTCTCCCGTATCCATTTGATCGTGAGCCCTTCCCGCCGGAAGTGCCGCAAGACCTTGCCCGTGCCCTCACTGAGCAACGTTCGTGGTTCCCGAGGGACAAGGTCCGCTTTGTAGCCATTGATTTTACGCTGCCCGAAGATGGATACACCCCGCAGTTTTATGGCTTGGAGCAACTCTGGCAGGCCATCGAGGATGCCTTTCCGGTGAGTATCCGGGCGATGATCGCGGCCACCCAAGAGCTGCGTCGTCACGCGGGAGCCCTCCATTCGCAAAAGGCACAGGAAGTGATCCTCCATTACGCCCTTCTTGCTGCGGGTGCGGGAGCGGTCCCCATTCCGGCGATTGACCTGCCTTTGATTTTGGGTATTCAATTTCTCATGGCCCAGCGGCTTGCAGCCATTTACAATCAGCCTCTCACCTGGGAACGTTTCTGGGATATGGTGGCAACCCTGGGGTGGGGATTCGTTACTCGTTGGGGTGTGCGGTACGTGACTCGCGAGTTGCTCAAGTTCTTGCCCTGGGTCGGTATGCCGGCCGCAGCGGCCTTCAATGGCGTCTCAACCTATGCACTGGGACAAACCCTGGCATGGTATTTTGCGGAAATCAAGAAGGGGGCAGTGCCGACGGTCGACGACATTAAACACATTTATCAAAATGAATTGAAGTTCGCCCGCGAACATGCGACAGGCCTTTTTCAATCGGTGAAAAGTACCTGAAAGACAAAATGAGAATCTGTCCGGTGCAACACATGCGCATTGAATCCCCACTGATCGGAGTATCTTTGCCAAAAAATCGGCGAGTATTATTTCAGGCGTTTAATACGTATTAAATAAGGGGACTTCCATGTTCAGTAAACGGCAGGCGATTTTGTGGGCGATCACCCTGATGATTGTGGCTATTCCATACGTTGGCTTGATGGTTGTTGGGGCCTACACGCTCTGGCGCAACGGCTGGGTGTTCATTTATGGCATCATCACAGCGGCAATCACCGCAGCCTTTTTTGTCGCTGTCAGTCACTATCGCAGAAAGGCGCCCCAGGATGCGTTGAAAACACCCCTCCCGGCGTGCCCCGAGGATTGGCCCTCTCGAGAACGAGAGGCCTGGCAGAAGGTGGAAGACCTGGCCGCACAGGCCGAGGCCGGCCAACTATTGGTCAATAAAGTTGACGATATTCAGGATCTTCTCCTTCAACTCATGCATACCGTGGCACGCCACTTTTACCCCGACAGGGAGGAAGCTTACCTCCAGGTGCCGGTGACCGACGTTCTCAAAATAATCGAAAAAGTGACCCGTGAACTCCGCGAGACCATCCAAACCAATATTCCTGGCTCTCATATTCTTACAATCAACGACTGGAAAACACTCCGCACGTATTGGGAGTGGTGGCAATCCCTGTACATTATTTACCGCATTGTCACCGCGGCTGCGTCGCCGATCAATGCGCTGTGGCGGGAGTTTCAACGCTACGTCACAAGCCAGACCGTTCAGCAAACAGTGGATCAGATGAAGTCCGAAGCGCTGGCCTTTATTATCCGACGGGTTGGATTTTATCTTATTGAGCTTTACTCAGGCCGGGTCATTTTGGATGAAGAACTCTTCCAGAAGCAAAGGGCAGGCTACCTCCAGGAAGAGTGGAAAGCGGCGCAGGGTTCGACAGGGGACGAATCCGTTCCTGCCGAACTGATTCGGATCGTTATCGTGGGTCAGCTCAAGGCGGGAAAATCAAGCCTGGTCAATGCCCTTTGTGGTGCCTGGCGGGCACATGTGGATGTTCTCCCGGCCACCAACCAAATTTGCCATTACCGTCTCATCCCCGAGGATGCCAACTCCAGGGAGAAGAACAAGAGTCAATTGCCCGGAGGCCTCATTCTCGTCGATACCCCCGGTTACCAGTCGGAGCAGGAGATCGAGAAATCTCGCTCCCTGTGGGAAGAGGTAGAGCGAGCGGATATGGTGGTGATCGTTTGTTCGGCCTGCATTGCTGCCCGCAGGCCGGACCGTATCTTTGTCCGGCGATTTCGGCAATTCTTTCGTGAACGGCCGTTCCTCTGTCAACCGCCGCTTATTGCGGTGTGCTCATTCATCGACGAACTCCGTCCCCGTCACGAATGGAATCCGCCGTACGATTGGCAGGAACAGAATGTCGGCGACAACCTGTCGCCTAAAGAGCGGTCGATTCGCGACTTCGTGGAGTGCGTCCGGCGCGACCTTGAGCTGACTTCCAGCGAGCCTGCCATTCCCGTCTGCACGCATCCAGACCGCCTGTACAACGTGAAGGAGGGGGTCCTCACAGCCATTCGCGAACGCTGGCAGGAGGCCTTAGGCGTCCAGCGAAATCGGCTTCTGCGCCAGCACCGCAAACCCGAAAAATGGCGATTGCTTGGGGAACAGGCCAAACACATTCTCCCGCATGTCTCACGGGTCGGCGTGCAATGGCTGACGGCACACCTGATTGGAAAACTCGGCAAGCAAGGCTGGAAATTCTTCCAGCGGTGAAAAGCCCGGGGCGCTCTGTGCCGGTCGCTGCCTGGTGCAAAAATCGGTGCGACGTCGGCCGTTAATATGGTCAAAAAGATAACCGCCGCAAGTCTTGCAACTGGCGGCGGTCGTTTTGGATCAACACGGGACGCAAGTGAAAACTAATTTGAACTTTGCTCCGAAGGTTTTTGCCCTTCTTGTTTCTGGTCCTTGT
This is a stretch of genomic DNA from Thermogutta terrifontis. It encodes these proteins:
- a CDS encoding GTPase domain-containing protein; protein product: MFSKRQAILWAITLMIVAIPYVGLMVVGAYTLWRNGWVFIYGIITAAITAAFFVAVSHYRRKAPQDALKTPLPACPEDWPSREREAWQKVEDLAAQAEAGQLLVNKVDDIQDLLLQLMHTVARHFYPDREEAYLQVPVTDVLKIIEKVTRELRETIQTNIPGSHILTINDWKTLRTYWEWWQSLYIIYRIVTAAASPINALWREFQRYVTSQTVQQTVDQMKSEALAFIIRRVGFYLIELYSGRVILDEELFQKQRAGYLQEEWKAAQGSTGDESVPAELIRIVIVGQLKAGKSSLVNALCGAWRAHVDVLPATNQICHYRLIPEDANSREKNKSQLPGGLILVDTPGYQSEQEIEKSRSLWEEVERADMVVIVCSACIAARRPDRIFVRRFRQFFRERPFLCQPPLIAVCSFIDELRPRHEWNPPYDWQEQNVGDNLSPKERSIRDFVECVRRDLELTSSEPAIPVCTHPDRLYNVKEGVLTAIRERWQEALGVQRNRLLRQHRKPEKWRLLGEQAKHILPHVSRVGVQWLTAHLIGKLGKQGWKFFQR
- a CDS encoding DUF697 domain-containing protein, encoding MILPKSSELNDPEFDRKLEELKARLPRPVIWLVGKAQAGKTSIVHALTGDPRAEIGKGFEPCTKSSWRYPFPSHESPLLEFLDTRGLGDADYDPTEDLQWHEQDAHLVMAVMRADDSGREAVCNVIREVMRRHPDWPVIVVQTCLHRLYPPQERRHILPYPFDREPFPPEVPQDLARALTEQRSWFPRDKVRFVAIDFTLPEDGYTPQFYGLEQLWQAIEDAFPVSIRAMIAATQELRRHAGALHSQKAQEVILHYALLAAGAGAVPIPAIDLPLILGIQFLMAQRLAAIYNQPLTWERFWDMVATLGWGFVTRWGVRYVTRELLKFLPWVGMPAAAAFNGVSTYALGQTLAWYFAEIKKGAVPTVDDIKHIYQNELKFAREHATGLFQSVKST
- a CDS encoding PQQ-binding-like beta-propeller repeat protein, with the translated sequence MRTRPPSIPRQSTAQPEKIVAVVLVIVFSTWWICVSSGCRKPVITPEAKPWSAAETDPLETASDLEQWPMFRGPFAQGIGVNAHPPIQFSLQHNLKWKVPVPGKGNSSPVVWGDFVFVTSAVGNDREPVGVVLAFRRSDGQLLWRREVGRLQGKTHPKNGYASPSVATDGERVVAFFGSAGLICCDFEGNFLWQKPLGPQEHIYGVAASPIIVGDTVIQLCDRDEHSFLIAVDKRTGKEVWRTPRDSTGCWTTPVLVPLEKNLSYLVVNGGEVGNVGQLTIYDSRTGRKLWSYDGLETLVTPVALFRNQTLFSLSGRNGPILAFHLEGQERSVRAELLWRLPRGGPYIPSGIVYRNRLYVLSDLKWLTCYNPGNGEVVWRASLEGTFTASLVAADGRLYAVNERGVVFVVAAGDEFRLLARNDIGGQCLATPAVVDRDFVLRTAEALYCFSEPGGSENVKQGNSKPAASRSQDAERHKDSPTVPSGTTLHNSVAEPTSAETAVDIVSGSDWPVFRGTLTATGLALGRFDRPPRQAWVFTAENDSFTATPVVAENTVFLGGNEGNFYAVDLQTGQKRWAWKAPAGIVAPACYWNGHVYVGDVNGGFHCLRAETGDPVWQLEVAGEIDGGPSFATLPSGKQVVVFGSQDTFLYCVDAQSGDILWKGGGHDQIRCTPPIVEGRTFIAGCDGKLHVLEIHDGKEIAAIDLEGPTGSTPAVVGPLAYVGTENGVFFGIDWKQAKVVWRYDNENDGGAFRASAAVSERYVVVGSRDKAVHCFDRITGRHLWRFPTRRYVDASPVIVRATQDADPDNDLVLAASLDGHLYAIRIRDGQSPWSLTVGGAISASPVVVQNALLVATEDGDLLCYRAAIEP
- a CDS encoding response regulator transcription factor, which gives rise to MAVRKSSSIGDQSVRDEPTATAVETSPASTPRRKRILLVDDDPEIVESMRVALEAMGYEVLIARDGNQGLALADTENPDLVILDMMMPKRSGFLVLERLRQTRKVPVRVIMITANEGSRHKAYAEMLGVDDYIRKPFAMDRLLDSVRRLLES
- the mtaB gene encoding tRNA (N(6)-L-threonylcarbamoyladenosine(37)-C(2))-methylthiotransferase MtaB — translated: MPTLRTITLGCKVNQYETEYLRQGFLRLGYRDAGQDEPVDLVIFNTCTVTHQADAECRKILRRLAREHPEAEVIVMGCFAAKAADEIASMPGVSEVLTDKRQMRECLARRGLVDVPTGIAFFARRHRAYVKVQDGCVLPCTYCIIPQVRPGLWSRPVEDILLEVRQLVDNGYREVVLTGVHLGLFGRGPGDDRTMDLAELVSRLLNVDRRFRIRLSSLEVNEVSDRLLELMAENPERICSHLHIPLQSGSPKILKRMRRRADVEYYLRRCERVKQLLRDPAITTDIMVGFPGETDADFEETCRVVESVGFAKIHIFRFSPREGTPAAEYPDQVPEHVKKERSSYLEQLAQQVRRRYIGELIGGSLQVLWEDLVTDPEGRPKCLLGMSDRYIPVRSHASMGELGELGQVDVDGFDGEFLTARGQDASLDLTLLNATADRL